In the Nocardioides panaciterrulae genome, GCGGATGTTGTCGGCGACCGTGCCGGAGAAGAGGTAGTTCTCCTGGGTCACCATCACCACGGCCTCGCGCAGCGACTGCGAGGACAGCTCGCGCAGGTCCACGCCGTCGAGCAGGACCCGGCCGTCGACCGGGTCGTAGAAGCGGGTGGCCAGCTTCGCCAGCGTGGTCTTGCCGGCGCCGGTGGTGCCGACCAGGGCGACGGTCTGGCCGGCGGGGATGGTCAGCTCGAGGTCGGGCAGCACCGGTGCGTCGTCGACGTAGGCGAACCGGACGTGCTCGAAGCGCAGCTCGCCGGCCGGCGCGGACAGCGGCACCGGCTGCGCCGGCTCGGGCACCGACGGCTCCTCCTCGAGCACCCCGCTGAGCTTCTCCAGGGCCGCCGAGGCGGACTGGAAGGTGTTGTAGAACTGCGAGATCTCCATCATCGGCTCGAAGAACTGGCGCAGGTAGAGCAGGAACGCCGCCAGCACCCCGACCGTGACGTCGCCGTGGTAGGCCCGGTAGGCGCCGTAGAGCAGCACCACGCCGATGGTCACGTTGCCGATCAGCTTGATGCCGGGCATGAACCAGGCGACCAGCCGGAACGCGTGCAGGTTGGCCCGGCGGTACTGGTCGTTGACGTCGTCGAAGATCTCCTGGTTGCGCGGCTCGCGGCGGAACGCCTGGACCGCGCGGATGCCGCCCATCGACTCCACGAAGTGCACGATCACCAGCGCGACCTTCTCGCGGGTGACCCGGTAGCTCTTCGCCGAGGACCGGCGGAACCAGTTGGTCAGCCAGGCCAGCAGCGGCCCGCACAGCAGCGCGACCAGGCCGAGCTTGACGTCGAGGACCAGCAGCAGGATCGCGGTGCCGACCAGCGTCAGCGCCGCGGTCACCAAGCCGTCGAAGCCGGTCTCGAGCATCTCGTAGATCGCGTCCACGTCGGAGGTCTGCCGCGAGATCACCCGGCCCGAGGTGTAGCGGTCGTGGAAGGCCGGGCTCAACGCCTGGAAGTGCCGGAAGATCCGGCGCCGGATCTCGAACAGGATGTCCTGCCCGATCTTCCCCGAGCTGACCAGGAAGCGGTTGCGGGCGATCGCCTGGGTCAGCGTCGCGACCAGCACCAGCCCGACGATCCACAGCAGCGGGCCGGTGTCGCCGGTGGCCCGGATCGGCGGGATGCCGCGGTCGATGCCCTCCTTGACCAGGTAGGGGATCGACAGCCGCGCGACGTTCTCCACGACCACGACGAGCAGCAGCAGCTTCAGGGCCCGGCCGTACGGCGCGAGCAGCGACCGCAGCAGCCGGCGGGACCGGTCGGCCAGCCGCACCGACGTGGCGTGGGTGAGCTCCTCGCCGAGGTCGTCGGCGGCGACGCCGCGCCACTCCTGCTCCTCGACCGGCTGGGTGGCCGGCTGGCCGGGCGGCGGGGTGGACGGCTGGGTCGTCCCGGTCGTCGTGCTCACGCCTCCACCGCCTCGGGGTCCAGCTCGAGCTCGGGGTCAAGGCTCTCGGCCGAGAGCAGCTCGCGGTACTCCGGGACGGTCTCCAGCAACACCCGGTGGTCACCGACGTGGGTGATCGTGCCGTCCTGCAGCAGCGCCACCCGGTCGGCCAGCAGCACGGTCGAGGCGCGGTGGGCGACCACGAGCCCGGTCGTGTCAGCGAGCACCCGGCGCAGCGCCTCCTCGACCAGCCGCTCGGTGTGCACGTCGAGCGCCGAGAGCGTGTCGTCGAGCACGAGCACCCG is a window encoding:
- a CDS encoding ABC transporter transmembrane domain-containing protein yields the protein MSTTTGTTQPSTPPPGQPATQPVEEQEWRGVAADDLGEELTHATSVRLADRSRRLLRSLLAPYGRALKLLLLVVVVENVARLSIPYLVKEGIDRGIPPIRATGDTGPLLWIVGLVLVATLTQAIARNRFLVSSGKIGQDILFEIRRRIFRHFQALSPAFHDRYTSGRVISRQTSDVDAIYEMLETGFDGLVTAALTLVGTAILLLVLDVKLGLVALLCGPLLAWLTNWFRRSSAKSYRVTREKVALVIVHFVESMGGIRAVQAFRREPRNQEIFDDVNDQYRRANLHAFRLVAWFMPGIKLIGNVTIGVVLLYGAYRAYHGDVTVGVLAAFLLYLRQFFEPMMEISQFYNTFQSASAALEKLSGVLEEEPSVPEPAQPVPLSAPAGELRFEHVRFAYVDDAPVLPDLELTIPAGQTVALVGTTGAGKTTLAKLATRFYDPVDGRVLLDGVDLRELSSQSLREAVVMVTQENYLFSGTVADNIRFGRPEATREEVEAAARALGAHAFISALPQGYDTDVANRGGRLSAGQRQLVAFARAFLADPAVLILDEATSSLDVPSERMVQHALRTVLAGRTAVIIAHRLSTVEIADRVLVMEHGRIVEDGSPAQLIAGGEGRFSDLHQAWVDSLA